The genomic stretch ATCGATAACAGCGGAACCAAACCCGCCATTAACAGAACCTTCTTCAAGTGTCACAATAGTTTCAAAACTGGTAACCATTTCTAAAATAAGATCTTTATCAATAGGTTTTGCAAAACGCGCGTTTACAACAGTTGTATCACCCATTCTCTTGGCTACTTCCATTGCAGTATAAACCATAGAGCCCAAAGCCAAAATCAAAACTTTAGGCAAACCAGATTTTGAAACGACCTCAGCTTTAAAAAGTTCCATGTTTTTAAAATTATCATCAAGTCTTGTTGCTATCCCTTCACCTTTTGGGAATCTAATCGCCACAGGAGAATTAAGATTTATAGCCGTAAAAAGCATGTGTTGCAATTCATTTTCATCTTTCGGAGCCATTATTATAATGTTAGGAATAGTCCTAAGATAAGAAATATCAAAAAACCCATTGTGGGTTGGGCCGTCTTCTCCCACAATCCCCGCCCTATCTACAATAAAAACAACAGGCGCATTTTGCAAACAAACATCATGATGAATTTCGTCATATGCCCGTTGTAAAAAAGTTGAATAAATAGCAACTACAGGTTTTAATCCCCCTTTTGCAAGCGCTCCTGCAAATGTCACAGCATGTTCTTCCGCAATGCCAACATCAAAAAATCTGTTAGGGAATTTTTCCGCGAAGAGTTCAAGCCCTGTACCATCAACCATGGCGGCTGTTACCGCGACTATATTTGTATTCTTTTCCGCGATTTTCGCAATCGCCTGACCAAAAACCTGGGTATAGGTTTTCTTATGATTGCCATTTTTCAATGTTTTTCCCGATTCTATGTCGAAAGGACCCGTACCATGAAACTTTGTCGGATTTTCTTCCGCGGAAATATATCCCTTCCCTTTCTTGGTCAAAATATGTAATAAAACCGGCCCATTAATCTCTTTTGCATGATGAAGAGTGCTCATAAGAAGTGGAAGGCTATGCCCATCAATCGGACCGAAATACTTAAACCCCATCTCTTCAAAAATAACATCAATTTTAAGTCCTGTAACTATATGGCGGGTCCTCTCTTTTAATTTTCGTGCAGATTCAAAAAGAGACTTTCCTTGAGGAAGTTTTTTAACCAGATTTTCCACTCTACCGCTCAACTCGTTATAAAAATTCGAAGTACGCACAACAGTCAAATATTTAGAAAGCGAACCCACATTTTTTGATATGGACATTTCATTATCATTTAATATTATAATCATGTTGCTTTTTAAAGAACTCGCGTTGTTAATTCCTTCAAATGCCAAGCCACTGGACAAAGCGGCATCTCCAATAACAGCTATCACAGAATAATTTTCACCTTTTATATCTCTTGCATGAGCCAACCCCAATGCCTGAGAAATAGAAGTAGAGGCGTGACCTACCGTAAAAATATCATGAGGGCTTTCGGAACTATTTGGAAAACCGCTTATTCCTTTGAATTGCCGTAAAGAGTAGAACTTGTCTTTTCTGCTTGTCAATATTTTATGGGCATAAGCCTGGTGCCCCACATCCCAAATTATTTTATCTTTTGGGGATTCAAAAGTAGAATGAAGGGCAATAGCAAGCTCTACCGCTCCAAGACTGGAGGCAATATGTCCGCCAGTTTTCGATACAACTTTAATTATAATTGCCCTTACTTCATCTACCAATTGTTGCAATTGTTTTGCAGATAGATGCCTTAAAGTTTCAGGCAATTTTAGTTCATCCAATAAACGTTTCATAATTAATCAAATTAAAAAATGATTGTATATGCTAATACAGCGGTAATAACTCCCAAAAGTCCTCCGATAAAAACTTCAAAAGGAGTATGGCCTATAAGCTCTTTCATTTTTTCCTTTTCAGAAACTTTTTCCGAGTATATATCTTCTATGATTTTATTGAGTACAACAGCCTGCTGACCCGCCGCAAAACGAACCCCCATAGCATCATACATAACAATAATTGAAAAAACCACAGCTACCGCAAAAATAGGAGATGAAAACCCTTCCGTTAAACCTATCATAAGAGTCATCGCGGACGACATGGACGAATGGGTAGAAGGCATCCCCGCGGCTTGAAAAAAATGGCTGGGATTAAATTCTTTATCCTTAAAATAATAATAAATTATTTTTAAAGTTTGAGAAAGCAAAAAAGCAATTCCACCTGTTAGCAGCGGCACATTTGATAAAAGCATTGTTATCGTATTCATTTATTTAAAACTCCATTTAAAAATTTGAGACTGTTGCGTAATGACAGTTTTTGCGATTTGTCATCCCCGCGAAAGCGGAGATCCATTTTGTTTCCTGAGAAATAGATTCCCGTTTTCACGGGAATGACCATTTCGCAACAGTCCCAATTTAGTAAATAAGCAATGAGTTATCACTTTTCCCTGTTTACCACAAAATCAGCCAATAAAACCAAATTTTCAGCCTTTTTACCAAATTGATTCAAAGCTTTTTTTGCCTTTTTTGAATGAAAAGAAGCCATTTTTTTTGCTTCTTCCACCCCTAAAATTGAAACATAAGTCGATTTCTTATTTTTTTCATCCAACCCGGCAGGCTTTCCTAATGCTTTACTGTCAGACGTTGCGTCTAGTATATCATCAGCTATTTGAAATGCCAACCCCAAATGATATCCATAATTAGAAAAGGCTTTTAATTGCTTATCTTTGGCTCCTCCCAAAATTCCCCCGATTTTTAAAGATGCCTGTACAAGAGCCGCTGTTTTCAAAAGATGCATCTCTCTTAATTTTTTCAAACCAACGTTTTTCCTTTCTGCCTGTATATCTATAACCTGACCATATACAACATTAATTAAAGCGCGGGACAAGCAAGAGATAACCTGCGCCACCTTCGCGGGTTTACAATTTTTTGCAATTACTTCAAATGCAAGAGTATTTAAAGCGTCTCCCGCCAACAACGCTATATCTTCACCAAAAATTTTATGACAGGACGGTTTCCCTCGTCTCAAATCAGAATTATCCATACAGGGAAGATCATCATGTATTAAAGTAAAGGTGTGGATCATTTCTATGGCGCAAGCAGCGGGAATTACATCGGCTTTTTTGCCACCGCAAATTTTACAGGCCTCCAGGGACAAATAAGAACGGAATCTTTTGCCGCCAATCATAGCTGAATATCTCATGGCAGAAGACAAAGATGATTTATCTTTCGGGAGATATCTTTTTAGCGCGGCATCTATCTGTTTTATAAATATTTTGTCCACTGACTAAATTATTGCATAAGATAAGATTATGGGCAAATATTTTAGCCCGAATTATTACATCGGAATAAATAATCGGGATTAATATATTATGCGTGACGAATCAATCATTACACCGGCGCCAAACATAAGGTGATCGGAATTTGTCATCTCTAATATGCCAACGTAATAAACATCTTCATCCTCGGTCTTTGAAATAACAAGAGCGTCCTGCCCTCGTTTAGTTAAAATTCCATTCATAGCAAGATCGGAAGAGCAAGCTACAAGATTTATTATTTCAAGTTGATGTTGTTCTCTCAGTAAATAAACCACGGAGTTACTAGCATCACCAGAACAATCCAATATTGAATTAACAAAATGACTATTAGCTGTTTTCAGGATTACAATTAGTTCTGGTATGTCAGCAGATGGGAATCTTGTACAAATAACTTCTAAAGAATGAACTTCTCCTCTAGACCTTGGATGTCCAAAATGTGGATGCATAGTCAATCCTCCAATTAATCTTTTCATTAATGGTGAATCTGTCTCTCTAGGCATAACAGGAAACTCCAACCCATTACTTCTTCGTTTAAAAGTAGAGACTGGACTCTTTCCAATGTCTGTAGACCTAAAACCTGAATTAA from candidate division WOR-1 bacterium RIFOXYB2_FULL_36_35 encodes the following:
- a CDS encoding 1-deoxy-D-xylulose-5-phosphate synthase — encoded protein: MKRLLDELKLPETLRHLSAKQLQQLVDEVRAIIIKVVSKTGGHIASSLGAVELAIALHSTFESPKDKIIWDVGHQAYAHKILTSRKDKFYSLRQFKGISGFPNSSESPHDIFTVGHASTSISQALGLAHARDIKGENYSVIAVIGDAALSSGLAFEGINNASSLKSNMIIILNDNEMSISKNVGSLSKYLTVVRTSNFYNELSGRVENLVKKLPQGKSLFESARKLKERTRHIVTGLKIDVIFEEMGFKYFGPIDGHSLPLLMSTLHHAKEINGPVLLHILTKKGKGYISAEENPTKFHGTGPFDIESGKTLKNGNHKKTYTQVFGQAIAKIAEKNTNIVAVTAAMVDGTGLELFAEKFPNRFFDVGIAEEHAVTFAGALAKGGLKPVVAIYSTFLQRAYDEIHHDVCLQNAPVVFIVDRAGIVGEDGPTHNGFFDISYLRTIPNIIIMAPKDENELQHMLFTAINLNSPVAIRFPKGEGIATRLDDNFKNMELFKAEVVSKSGLPKVLILALGSMVYTAMEVAKRMGDTTVVNARFAKPIDKDLILEMVTSFETIVTLEEGSVNGGFGSAVIDLLSENKINKPVLKLGLPDQYIEHGTRSEILKMLKLDAEGIYNVLQKGKIIVNIGQ